Proteins encoded by one window of Pseudorca crassidens isolate mPseCra1 chromosome 3, mPseCra1.hap1, whole genome shotgun sequence:
- the TRIM41 gene encoding E3 ubiquitin-protein ligase TRIM41 isoform X6, with the protein MAAVAMAPNPVQTLQEEAVCAICLDYFTDPVSIGCGHNFCRVCVTQLWGGEDEEDRDELDREEEEEDGEEEEVEAVGAGGGWDTPMRDEDYEGDMEEEVEEEEEGVFWTSGMGGSNWENMDYVWEEEDEEEDLDYYLGNVEGDLRGEDEEDEEEVLEEDEEEELDPVTPLPPPPAPRRCFTCPQCRKSFPRRSFRPNLQLANMVQVIRQMHPTPGRGSRGNEQGICPKHQEALKLFCEVDEEAICVVCRESRSHKQHSVVPLEEVVQEYKAKLQGHVEPLRKHLEAVQKMKAKEERRVTELKDIKETFNRCEEVQLQPPEVWSPDPCQPHSHDFLTDAIVRKMSRMFCQAARVDLTLDPDTAHPALMLSPDRRGVRLAERRQEVADHSKRFSADCCVLGAQGFRSGRHYWEVEVGGRRGWAVGAARESTHHKEKVGSGGSSVGSGDASSSSRHHHRRRRLHLPQQPLLQREVWCVGTNGKRYQAQSSTEQTLLSPSEKPRRFGVYLDYEAGRLGFYNAETLAHVHTFSAAFLGERVFPFFRVLSKGTRIKLCP; encoded by the exons ATGGCTGCCGTTGCCATGGCACCCAACCCTGTGCAGACCCTTCAGGAGGAGGCGGTGTGCGCCATCTGCCTCGATTACTTCACGGACCCTGTGTCCATCGGCTGCGGGCACAACTTCTGCCGAGTGTGTGTAACccagctgtggggaggggaggatgaaGAGGACAGGGACGAGTTAGAccgggaggaagaggaggaggacggagaggaggaggaagtggaggcTGTGGGGGCCGGTGGGGGGTGGGACACCCCCATGCGGGATGAAGACTATGAGGGCGACATGGAGGAGGAAGtcgaggaggaagaggagggtgtGTTCTGGACCAGTGGCATGGGCGGGTCCAACTGGGAAAACATGGACTACGTatgggaggaggaggacgaggaggaagaCCTGGACTACTACTTGGGGAACGTGGAGGGGGACCTGAGGGGGGAGGATGAGGAGGATGAGGAGGAAGTGCTGGAGGAGGACGAGGAAGAGGAGCTAGATCCCGTCACCCCACTGCCCCCGCCTCCAGCCCCTCGGAGGTGCTTCACCTGCCCGCAGTGCCGCAAGAGCTTTCCCAGGCGGAGCTTCCGCCCCAACCTGCAGCTGGCTAACATGGTCCAGGTGATTCGGCAGATGCACCCAACCCCTGGTCGAGGGAGCCGTGGGAACGAGCAGGGCATTTGTCCCAAACACCAAGAAGCCCTGAAGCTCTTTTGCGAGGTGGATGAAGAAGCCATCTGTGTGGTGTGCCGAGAATCCAGGAGCCACAAGCAGCACAGCGTGGTGCCACTGGAGGAGGTGGTGCAGGAGTACAAG GCCAAACTGCAGGGGCATGTGGAACCACTGAGGAAGCACTTGGAGGCTGTGCAGAAGATGAAAGCCAAGGAGGAGAGGCGGGTGACAGAGTTGAAG GACATCAAGGAGACTTTCAATAG GTGTGAAGAGGTACAGCTGCAGCCCCCAGAGGTCTGGTCCCCTGACCCGTGTCAACCCCATAGCCATGACTTCCTGACAGACGCCATCGTGAGGAAAATGAGCCGGATGTTCTGTCAGGCTGCCCGAG TGGACCTGACGCTGGACCCTGACACGGCTCACCCGGCCCTGATGCTGTCCCCTGACCGCCGGGGGGTCCGCCTGGCAGAGCGGCGGCAGGAGGTTGCTGACCATTCCAAGCGCTTCTCGGCAGACTGCTGcgtgctgggggcccagggcttCCGCTCTGGCCGGCACTACTGGGAGGTAGAGGTGGGCGGGCGGCGGGGCTGGGCAGTGGGTGCTGCCCGTGAATCAACCCATCATAAGGAGAAGGTGGGCTCTGGGGGGTCCTCTGTGGGCAGCGGTGATGCCAGCTCCTCCTCTCGCCATCACCACCGCCGCCGCCGGCTCCACCTGCCCCAGCAGCCCCTGCTCCAGCGGGAAGTGTGGTGTGTGGGCACCAATGGCAAACGCTACCAGGCACAGAGCTCAACGGAGCAGACACTGCTGAGCCCAAGTGAGAAACCAAGGCGCTTTGGTGTGTACCTGGACTATGAGGCCGGGCGCCTGGGCTTCTACAATGCAGAGACTCTGGCTCACGTGCACACCTTTTCGGCTGCCTTCCTGGGCGAGCGTGTCTTCCCTTTCTTCCGGGTGCTCTCCAAGGGTACCCGTATCAAGCTCTGCCCTTGA
- the TRIM41 gene encoding E3 ubiquitin-protein ligase TRIM41 isoform X7: MAAVAMAPNPVQTLQEEAVCAICLDYFTDPVSIGCGHNFCRVCVTQLWGGEDEEDRDELDREEEEEDGEEEEVEAVGAGGGWDTPMRDEDYEGDMEEEVEEEEEGVFWTSGMGGSNWENMDYVWEEEDEEEDLDYYLGNVEGDLRGEDEEDEEEVLEEDEEEELDPVTPLPPPPAPRRCFTCPQCRKSFPRRSFRPNLQLANMVQVIRQMHPTPGRGSRGNEQGICPKHQEALKLFCEVDEEAICVVCRESRSHKQHSVVPLEEVVQEYKAKLQGHVEPLRKHLEAVQKMKAKEERRVTELKVVSTIPFASSQSQMKSELAAVASEFGRLTRFLAEEQAGLERRLREMHEAQLGRAGAAASRLSEQAAQLSRLLAEAQERSQQGGLRLLQDIKETFNRTRVSASWTLSFPSASALPSGNIMVPPPARSPSSRCEEVQLQPPEVWSPDPCQPHSHDFLTDAIVRKMSRMFCQAARALAYLSSLLPSGPDAGP, translated from the exons ATGGCTGCCGTTGCCATGGCACCCAACCCTGTGCAGACCCTTCAGGAGGAGGCGGTGTGCGCCATCTGCCTCGATTACTTCACGGACCCTGTGTCCATCGGCTGCGGGCACAACTTCTGCCGAGTGTGTGTAACccagctgtggggaggggaggatgaaGAGGACAGGGACGAGTTAGAccgggaggaagaggaggaggacggagaggaggaggaagtggaggcTGTGGGGGCCGGTGGGGGGTGGGACACCCCCATGCGGGATGAAGACTATGAGGGCGACATGGAGGAGGAAGtcgaggaggaagaggagggtgtGTTCTGGACCAGTGGCATGGGCGGGTCCAACTGGGAAAACATGGACTACGTatgggaggaggaggacgaggaggaagaCCTGGACTACTACTTGGGGAACGTGGAGGGGGACCTGAGGGGGGAGGATGAGGAGGATGAGGAGGAAGTGCTGGAGGAGGACGAGGAAGAGGAGCTAGATCCCGTCACCCCACTGCCCCCGCCTCCAGCCCCTCGGAGGTGCTTCACCTGCCCGCAGTGCCGCAAGAGCTTTCCCAGGCGGAGCTTCCGCCCCAACCTGCAGCTGGCTAACATGGTCCAGGTGATTCGGCAGATGCACCCAACCCCTGGTCGAGGGAGCCGTGGGAACGAGCAGGGCATTTGTCCCAAACACCAAGAAGCCCTGAAGCTCTTTTGCGAGGTGGATGAAGAAGCCATCTGTGTGGTGTGCCGAGAATCCAGGAGCCACAAGCAGCACAGCGTGGTGCCACTGGAGGAGGTGGTGCAGGAGTACAAG GCCAAACTGCAGGGGCATGTGGAACCACTGAGGAAGCACTTGGAGGCTGTGCAGAAGATGAAAGCCAAGGAGGAGAGGCGGGTGACAGAGTTGAAG GTGGTATCCACCATCCCCTTTGCATCATCCCAGAGCCAGATGAAGTCAGAGCTGGCAGCTGTGGCCTCAGAATTTGGGCGGCTGACACGGTTTCTGGCCGAAGAGCAGGCAGGGCTAGAGCGGCGCCTCCGAGAGATGCACGAAGCTCAGCTGGGGCGCGCGGGAGCAGCGGCCAGCCGCCTCTCGGAGCAGGCTGCCCAGCTGAGCCGCCTGCTGGCTGAGGCCCAGGAGCGGAGCCAGCAGGGGGGCCTGCGGCTGCTCCAG GACATCAAGGAGACTTTCAATAG gacCCGAGTTTCTGCCTCCTggaccctctccttcccctcagcTTCTGCTCTTCCCTCTGGGAATATCATGGTCCCACCCCCTGCCCGGTCCCCTTCCTCCAGGTGTGAAGAGGTACAGCTGCAGCCCCCAGAGGTCTGGTCCCCTGACCCGTGTCAACCCCATAGCCATGACTTCCTGACAGACGCCATCGTGAGGAAAATGAGCCGGATGTTCTGTCAGGCTGCCCGAG CCTTGGCGTAtttgtcctccctcctcccaagTGGACCTGACGCTGGACCCTGA
- the TRIM41 gene encoding E3 ubiquitin-protein ligase TRIM41 isoform X8 gives MAAVAMAPNPVQTLQEEAVCAICLDYFTDPVSIGCGHNFCRVCVTQLWGGEDEEDRDELDREEEEEDGEEEEVEAVGAGGGWDTPMRDEDYEGDMEEEVEEEEEGVFWTSGMGGSNWENMDYVWEEEDEEEDLDYYLGNVEGDLRGEDEEDEEEVLEEDEEEELDPVTPLPPPPAPRRCFTCPQCRKSFPRRSFRPNLQLANMVQVIRQMHPTPGRGSRGNEQGICPKHQEALKLFCEVDEEAICVVCRESRSHKQHSVVPLEEVVQEYKAKLQGHVEPLRKHLEAVQKMKAKEERRVTELKVVSTIPFASSQSQMKSELAAVASEFGRLTRFLAEEQAGLERRLREMHEAQLGRAGAAASRLSEQAAQLSRLLAEAQERSQQGGLRLLQV, from the exons ATGGCTGCCGTTGCCATGGCACCCAACCCTGTGCAGACCCTTCAGGAGGAGGCGGTGTGCGCCATCTGCCTCGATTACTTCACGGACCCTGTGTCCATCGGCTGCGGGCACAACTTCTGCCGAGTGTGTGTAACccagctgtggggaggggaggatgaaGAGGACAGGGACGAGTTAGAccgggaggaagaggaggaggacggagaggaggaggaagtggaggcTGTGGGGGCCGGTGGGGGGTGGGACACCCCCATGCGGGATGAAGACTATGAGGGCGACATGGAGGAGGAAGtcgaggaggaagaggagggtgtGTTCTGGACCAGTGGCATGGGCGGGTCCAACTGGGAAAACATGGACTACGTatgggaggaggaggacgaggaggaagaCCTGGACTACTACTTGGGGAACGTGGAGGGGGACCTGAGGGGGGAGGATGAGGAGGATGAGGAGGAAGTGCTGGAGGAGGACGAGGAAGAGGAGCTAGATCCCGTCACCCCACTGCCCCCGCCTCCAGCCCCTCGGAGGTGCTTCACCTGCCCGCAGTGCCGCAAGAGCTTTCCCAGGCGGAGCTTCCGCCCCAACCTGCAGCTGGCTAACATGGTCCAGGTGATTCGGCAGATGCACCCAACCCCTGGTCGAGGGAGCCGTGGGAACGAGCAGGGCATTTGTCCCAAACACCAAGAAGCCCTGAAGCTCTTTTGCGAGGTGGATGAAGAAGCCATCTGTGTGGTGTGCCGAGAATCCAGGAGCCACAAGCAGCACAGCGTGGTGCCACTGGAGGAGGTGGTGCAGGAGTACAAG GCCAAACTGCAGGGGCATGTGGAACCACTGAGGAAGCACTTGGAGGCTGTGCAGAAGATGAAAGCCAAGGAGGAGAGGCGGGTGACAGAGTTGAAG GTGGTATCCACCATCCCCTTTGCATCATCCCAGAGCCAGATGAAGTCAGAGCTGGCAGCTGTGGCCTCAGAATTTGGGCGGCTGACACGGTTTCTGGCCGAAGAGCAGGCAGGGCTAGAGCGGCGCCTCCGAGAGATGCACGAAGCTCAGCTGGGGCGCGCGGGAGCAGCGGCCAGCCGCCTCTCGGAGCAGGCTGCCCAGCTGAGCCGCCTGCTGGCTGAGGCCCAGGAGCGGAGCCAGCAGGGGGGCCTGCGGCTGCTCCAG GTGTGA